The proteins below come from a single Tissierella sp. MB52-C2 genomic window:
- a CDS encoding biotin transporter BioY: protein MKISVREMALVAMFTALTAVGAMISIPLGEVPITLQTLFVILSGLILGPKLGPLSQIVYMLLGLVGVPIFSNFTGGPQSVMTPSFGFIISFIFVSYIVGLISHSKKGFSKMNIWIGAFIGTIVTYLIGLPYMYYILNIVMGKGLSFSTVLNIGCIIFLPGDFLKFIIVSIVSMKILSILKKSGLSLN from the coding sequence ATGAAAATATCCGTAAGAGAGATGGCTTTAGTCGCCATGTTTACAGCACTTACTGCTGTAGGAGCTATGATTAGTATTCCATTAGGAGAGGTACCTATTACATTACAGACCTTATTTGTAATCTTATCTGGGCTTATACTAGGCCCTAAACTAGGCCCCTTATCACAGATAGTATATATGCTTTTGGGATTAGTAGGTGTGCCTATATTTTCTAACTTTACTGGCGGACCTCAATCTGTAATGACACCTAGTTTTGGATTTATTATTTCTTTTATATTTGTGTCTTATATTGTAGGATTAATTTCTCATTCAAAGAAAGGTTTTTCTAAAATGAATATTTGGATTGGAGCATTTATAGGAACTATAGTTACATATTTAATAGGATTACCTTATATGTACTATATATTAAATATAGTAATGGGAAAAGGTTTATCCTTTAGTACAGTTCTTAATATAGGTTGTATTATTTTCTTACCTGGAGACTTTTTAAAGTTTATTATAGTTTCAATAGTCTCTATGAAAATTCTATCAATACTTAAAAAATCTGGGCTATCTTTAAATTAA
- a CDS encoding ABC-2 transporter permease: MFWFTIGADNGFIANLMMYTFVYMLTTMPFSYEIQTRSHILLQSLPIKKRDVVVSKYLSIFLNYIVGFGVAGIYLWIINLLGFINVDNVNISLIKGHN; this comes from the coding sequence ATATTCTGGTTTACAATTGGTGCGGATAATGGGTTCATAGCTAATTTAATGATGTATACCTTTGTATATATGCTAACAACCATGCCCTTTAGTTATGAGATACAAACAAGATCTCATATATTATTGCAATCTTTACCTATTAAGAAAAGGGATGTGGTTGTTAGTAAGTATTTATCCATATTTCTAAATTATATAGTAGGATTTGGTGTTGCTGGAATCTATTTGTGGATAATCAATCTCTTAGGATTTATAAATGTGGATAATGTAAACATTTCTCTAATCAAAGGACATAATTAA
- a CDS encoding ATP-binding cassette domain-containing protein: MKRYKLSKTIGGATSSLIVLNVLSQMISTIISGILVTKQIISPGAILAIGNLSGLFFTGVLSGMSQKIGLSTIKPIFEKFEALKKTESLSLPELDEISRNIELEDIGYSYNEKQILQDLNMDFQIGRKYAIVGDSGSGKTTILRILMGQLKDYEGKIYIDGKNMREFDINSIRNQIAYIGQNIYMFNDTIEYNITLDRNFKIEEMEEVIEKSALTDFIYNLKEGVKTKLDEGGRNISGGQRQRIAIARALLNGKKILFIDEGTSALDKSNAFEIESKLLDNPELTIIMISHNLDNRLLDKFHTIYRLEDLKLKFLLDERA, from the coding sequence ATGAAAAGATATAAATTATCAAAAACCATTGGTGGAGCAACATCATCACTTATTGTACTTAATGTGTTGTCACAGATGATAAGTACTATTATCAGTGGAATTCTTGTTACAAAACAGATTATTAGTCCAGGAGCTATATTAGCCATAGGAAACTTATCAGGATTGTTTTTTACAGGAGTATTAAGTGGTATGAGTCAAAAAATTGGATTGAGTACAATAAAACCAATATTTGAAAAATTTGAAGCATTGAAAAAGACAGAGTCGTTATCTTTACCTGAACTTGATGAGATATCAAGAAATATAGAATTGGAGGATATTGGATATAGCTATAATGAAAAACAAATTTTACAGGATTTAAATATGGATTTTCAAATAGGAAGAAAATATGCAATTGTTGGAGATAGTGGTAGCGGAAAGACAACAATATTAAGAATTTTAATGGGGCAATTAAAGGATTATGAAGGAAAAATATATATAGATGGAAAAAATATGAGAGAGTTTGACATCAATAGTATAAGGAATCAAATTGCTTATATTGGCCAGAATATCTATATGTTTAATGATACAATTGAATATAATATTACATTGGACAGAAATTTTAAGATAGAAGAAATGGAAGAAGTTATTGAAAAAAGTGCATTAACAGATTTTATTTATAATTTAAAGGAAGGAGTAAAGACAAAGTTAGATGAAGGAGGCAGAAATATTTCAGGAGGGCAAAGGCAAAGAATTGCCATAGCTAGAGCCCTATTAAATGGTAAAAAGATCCTATTTATAGATGAAGGTACTTCTGCACTAGATAAATCAAATGCGTTTGAGATTGAATCTAAATTATTAGATAATCCAGAACTTACCATTATTATGATAAGTCATAATCTAGATAATCGTTTATTAGATAAATTCCACACGATTTATAGACTAGAAGACCTAAAGCTAAAATTTTTGCTTGATGAACGAGCATAG
- a CDS encoding GntR family transcriptional regulator produces MRIIVSNSSNEPIYEQIAGQVKGMIIKGELEEGEALPSIRGLAKDLQISVITTKRAYEELEKEGFIETMQGKGSFVAMQNKELMKEKKLKIIEEKLTEVVEESRLLGLKYDEVKEMLKILFEEE; encoded by the coding sequence ATGAGAATAATAGTGTCTAATTCATCTAATGAGCCTATATATGAGCAAATAGCCGGCCAAGTTAAGGGGATGATAATAAAGGGAGAATTAGAAGAAGGGGAAGCTTTACCATCTATTCGAGGTTTAGCAAAGGATCTCCAAATATCTGTAATCACTACTAAAAGGGCATATGAGGAATTAGAAAAAGAAGGATTTATAGAGACAATGCAGGGAAAAGGCTCATTTGTGGCTATGCAAAATAAGGAGCTAATGAAAGAAAAAAAACTAAAAATTATAGAAGAAAAATTAACTGAAGTAGTAGAGGAATCTAGATTGCTAGGATTAAAGTATGACGAAGTAAAAGAAATGCTTAAAATTTTATTTGAGGAGGAGTAG
- a CDS encoding ABC transporter ATP-binding protein, giving the protein MLDINNLSKDFKKFKLDNISFKLEPGYIMGFIGPNGAGKSTTIKLIMNLLKKDSGEIKVFGKDHIEFEKEIKNRVGFVYDESYFYEDLTIKQMKNIIAPFYKEWDEKLFNKYIKDFDLDPTQKIKKLSKGMKMKFSLSIALSHNADLIIMDEPTSGLDPVFRREILDVLYSIIQDEKKSIFFSTHITTDLEKIADYITFINKGKIIFSKSKDEILESYGIIKGGNNLLDRDTRKEFLGLRETKVGFEGLVENPQRLKKLFGNEILIEKPTLEDIMVYSVRG; this is encoded by the coding sequence ATGTTAGACATAAATAATTTATCTAAGGATTTTAAGAAATTTAAACTTGATAATATATCTTTCAAATTAGAACCAGGATATATAATGGGATTTATTGGACCAAATGGAGCAGGTAAAAGCACTACTATAAAACTGATTATGAATTTACTAAAAAAGGACTCTGGGGAAATAAAAGTATTTGGAAAAGACCATATAGAGTTTGAAAAGGAAATAAAAAATAGGGTTGGATTTGTATATGATGAATCTTATTTCTATGAAGATTTAACTATTAAGCAAATGAAAAATATAATAGCCCCTTTTTATAAAGAGTGGGATGAGAAGTTGTTTAATAAATATATAAAGGATTTTGATTTAGACCCAACACAAAAGATAAAAAAACTATCTAAGGGTATGAAGATGAAATTTTCCTTGAGTATAGCGCTATCTCACAATGCTGATTTAATCATAATGGATGAGCCTACTTCAGGACTTGACCCAGTATTTAGAAGGGAAATCTTAGATGTATTGTATAGTATTATACAAGATGAAAAGAAATCTATATTCTTTTCAACTCATATAACTACAGACCTTGAAAAAATAGCAGATTATATAACATTTATTAATAAAGGTAAGATAATATTCTCAAAATCAAAAGATGAAATATTAGAATCATATGGAATAATAAAAGGTGGAAATAATCTATTAGACAGAGATACAAGAAAAGAGTTCTTAGGTCTTAGAGAGACTAAAGTAGGCTTTGAAGGATTAGTAGAAAATCCACAAAGGCTAAAGAAATTATTTGGTAATGAGATATTAATTGAAAAGCCAACACTTGAAGATATAATGGTTTATAGTGTAAGGGGGTAG
- a CDS encoding ABC-2 transporter permease, with translation MLNLIKKDFLLTFSSKLPWMFIILYVPFILFTIGTDNKFIGGLMIYTFVYMLTTISFGYDTQVKTHILLQSLPIRKRDIVISKYLSILINYTIGFVVTGGYLWIINLLGFVDVDIFNLSMVISTLPIILLSLSISLPALFRLPPKIANVINMFIYIGIMNFVIIPFGEYGNLLNGLGLPIIAAIVYFLSMGISLWLYETRDFA, from the coding sequence ATGCTAAATTTGATTAAAAAAGATTTCTTGTTAACCTTTTCTAGCAAACTGCCTTGGATGTTTATAATATTATATGTGCCATTTATTCTATTTACAATAGGTACAGATAATAAATTTATAGGTGGTCTAATGATATATACATTTGTATATATGCTGACAACTATATCTTTTGGTTATGATACACAAGTAAAAACCCATATATTATTGCAATCCTTACCAATTAGAAAAAGAGATATAGTTATTAGCAAATATTTGTCTATATTAATAAATTATACAATTGGATTTGTTGTTACTGGGGGTTATTTGTGGATAATTAATCTCTTGGGGTTTGTAGATGTGGATATTTTCAATCTTTCTATGGTGATATCTACCTTACCTATAATATTACTGTCATTATCCATATCATTGCCTGCACTTTTTAGATTGCCGCCTAAAATAGCCAATGTTATAAATATGTTTATATATATAGGTATTATGAATTTTGTCATTATACCATTCGGTGAATATGGTAATTTATTAAATGGATTAGGATTACCAATTATAGCAGCCATAGTGTATTTTTTATCCATGGGAATATCTTTATGGCTATATGAAACAAGGGACTTTGCATAG
- a CDS encoding ABC-2 transporter permease, which translates to MKQLVIKDIRLLKIINLVILCGGILFGYIGMSIDHVYKSKLVYGFAMFIMVYMVSMFSTQYDVKGKTDMMLNSFPVDRYDIVKSKYISMGLYILFITGVVFLSSNISRIIFNTTIAGNPATIWDVLFIFGLSLVFFSIYLPFHYYNVGKAQAFNQIFYIILILLPNVIRRFGKKVENTEIFQGIINMDWKIVILMFVGVGVIMYLISLQISKNIYKGKEF; encoded by the coding sequence ATGAAACAACTTGTAATAAAGGATATACGATTACTAAAAATTATAAATCTAGTTATACTTTGCGGAGGAATATTATTTGGATATATTGGGATGAGTATTGACCATGTATATAAATCTAAACTTGTATATGGATTTGCTATGTTTATAATGGTATATATGGTTTCAATGTTTTCCACTCAATATGATGTAAAAGGAAAAACAGATATGATGTTAAATTCATTTCCAGTAGATAGATATGATATTGTAAAATCAAAATATATATCTATGGGACTATATATTTTGTTTATAACTGGAGTTGTCTTTTTATCTTCTAATATATCTAGAATTATATTTAACACCACAATAGCAGGGAATCCTGCGACTATATGGGATGTGTTATTTATATTTGGATTATCCTTGGTATTTTTCTCTATATACTTACCATTTCACTATTACAATGTAGGAAAAGCCCAAGCATTTAATCAGATTTTTTATATTATACTTATTTTATTACCAAATGTAATACGTAGATTTGGTAAAAAGGTTGAAAATACAGAGATATTTCAAGGTATAATAAACATGGATTGGAAAATTGTTATTCTTATGTTTGTTGGTGTTGGGGTAATAATGTATTTAATATCTTTACAGATTTCAAAGAATATATATAAAGGTAAAGAGTTTTAG
- a CDS encoding tetratricopeptide repeat protein has protein sequence MAISEPNPGGIIKRIREMLNIIQSDTTEGNNTSKLIDLVESGKVPLKIDNAELICKDINDILEERNMDLIIEPEDLLNPQRYEAKEKVENYIAKLDKHKNQEDYVIDLDDLDDLEFLLNEYNLMDKKIKAYEIIGDIYFNSRDYDKEYEYMLKAWELTARYPKRKFNYRIMIKLSSNYIDRGKYQDAITLYQKALVNISEIPEKYLIHLYYNYALAFFRSKMYFPALEVISDLLCHTERKDYDLWRRAYNLQGLCHLEMGDYESSLNSYNNALQVLTFTGYSDHKYLVYGNIAEVYTKLKDENRAYKYLDWILKDMDELDKSSDNYSAICNQLAISYEYLGEFEQAEKYYKESLKYAKKNVQQNYIFKNIISLIELNTKIKIDDICEIMEEYNDDIISGMKFNDGKLTVFRCLKTYVDNQDYNRFEKLIDNIIKYQGGEGI, from the coding sequence ATGGCAATCTCAGAACCGAATCCTGGGGGAATTATAAAGAGAATAAGAGAAATGTTAAATATAATCCAATCAGATACTACAGAAGGAAATAATACTAGTAAATTAATAGATTTGGTAGAGTCTGGTAAAGTTCCCCTAAAGATAGACAATGCAGAGCTAATATGTAAAGACATAAACGATATATTAGAAGAAAGAAATATGGATTTAATCATTGAGCCTGAAGATTTACTTAATCCACAAAGGTATGAGGCAAAGGAAAAGGTAGAAAATTATATCGCTAAATTGGACAAGCATAAGAATCAGGAGGATTATGTCATTGATTTAGATGATTTAGACGATCTCGAATTTCTTTTAAATGAGTATAACCTTATGGATAAAAAGATTAAAGCATACGAGATCATAGGAGATATATATTTTAATTCTAGAGATTATGATAAGGAATATGAATATATGTTAAAGGCTTGGGAGCTAACAGCCAGATATCCTAAGAGAAAGTTTAATTATAGAATAATGATAAAACTCTCCAGTAACTATATTGATAGGGGAAAATATCAAGATGCAATTACATTGTATCAAAAAGCTCTTGTAAATATTAGTGAAATACCTGAAAAATATCTAATCCATTTATATTATAACTATGCTTTAGCTTTCTTTAGATCAAAGATGTATTTTCCTGCTTTAGAAGTAATTTCAGATTTACTATGCCATACTGAGAGAAAAGATTACGATTTATGGAGAAGAGCATATAATCTGCAAGGGTTATGTCACCTTGAAATGGGAGACTATGAATCATCTCTAAATAGTTATAATAATGCACTTCAAGTCTTGACTTTTACGGGATATAGTGATCACAAATATTTAGTATATGGTAATATAGCTGAGGTTTATACAAAGCTAAAGGACGAAAATCGGGCTTATAAATACTTAGATTGGATTTTGAAAGACATGGATGAATTGGACAAAAGTTCAGATAATTATTCTGCAATCTGTAACCAATTAGCCATTTCCTATGAATACTTAGGAGAGTTTGAACAGGCAGAAAAATACTATAAAGAGTCCTTAAAATATGCAAAGAAAAACGTCCAACAGAATTATATATTCAAGAATATCATATCTTTAATAGAATTAAATACAAAAATAAAAATTGATGACATTTGTGAGATAATGGAAGAATACAATGATGATATTATATCTGGAATGAAATTTAATGATGGTAAACTAACTGTATTCAGATGTTTAAAGACATATGTGGATAATCAGGATTATAATAGGTTTGAAAAGTTGATTGATAATATAATAAAATATCAAGGAGGAGAGGGCATATGA
- a CDS encoding lysylphosphatidylglycerol synthase transmembrane domain-containing protein: protein MKKILNFVILFGLIGLTIWIFVSNNDFDNFSELIQSTNILFLLIAFLCMVLYWFFEAYILHKMKKTLKINASYGSSLKLCMIGQYYSAITPFSTGGQPVQIYSMVNDGVPIGTASSLFVNRFLIYQFVMTFYALFMFIIKFNLLYSEAPFALPFIVVGGLINIVILMGIFLFLLNEKFVKTFLGKSLKILYKLKIVKNIEKSEEKLNNTLLDYKASVEEMKKDKKTTIQLIFISVVQLTISFSITYFIYLALGFEMGHFIDIIAIQSLHYMAVSFMPTPGTAGAAEGGFYMLFKIIFPKKILAFALMLWRLIDYYLRVLIAGLVTLVDFICRSRRVNIN from the coding sequence ATGAAAAAGATATTGAACTTTGTAATTTTATTTGGTCTTATTGGGCTTACTATATGGATTTTTGTTAGTAATAATGATTTTGATAATTTTTCTGAATTAATCCAAAGCACCAATATTTTATTTTTGTTAATTGCTTTTTTATGTATGGTTTTATATTGGTTTTTTGAAGCTTATATACTTCATAAAATGAAGAAAACTTTAAAAATTAATGCTAGCTATGGGTCGTCCCTTAAACTTTGTATGATTGGACAATATTATAGTGCTATTACGCCATTTTCCACTGGAGGACAACCTGTTCAAATATATTCTATGGTAAATGATGGTGTTCCTATAGGTACCGCATCATCACTATTTGTTAATAGGTTCTTAATATATCAATTTGTTATGACCTTCTATGCATTATTTATGTTTATAATAAAGTTTAATTTACTTTATAGTGAGGCACCATTTGCATTACCTTTTATAGTTGTGGGAGGTCTTATAAATATTGTAATCTTAATGGGCATTTTTCTATTTCTATTAAATGAAAAATTTGTTAAAACTTTTTTAGGAAAATCCCTTAAAATACTTTATAAACTTAAAATAGTAAAAAACATAGAAAAATCTGAGGAAAAGTTGAACAATACTTTATTAGATTATAAAGCAAGTGTTGAGGAAATGAAAAAAGATAAAAAGACTACTATACAGCTCATCTTCATATCTGTAGTCCAATTAACCATAAGTTTTTCTATTACTTATTTTATCTATTTAGCATTAGGATTTGAAATGGGTCATTTTATAGATATTATTGCTATTCAATCTCTACATTATATGGCAGTATCCTTTATGCCTACTCCTGGAACTGCTGGTGCAGCAGAAGGTGGATTTTATATGTTATTTAAGATAATTTTCCCTAAAAAAATCCTAGCTTTTGCTTTAATGCTATGGAGACTTATAGATTATTATCTAAGAGTTCTGATAGCTGGATTAGTAACATTGGTGGATTTCATATGTAGAAGCAGAAGGGTAAATATTAATTAA
- a CDS encoding DsrE/DsrF/DrsH-like family protein, translating into MGKDTNKKMSILMFSGDYDKALAALILANSAKEINIDVTMFFAFWGLMLIRDPNSIPEEEKTTSEKMFANMTPRHIEDLPLSKMNFAGMGKKMLVGMMEENDTPNLTAFLNGALKKGVNMKACKLSCEVMGFGEAELLKEVSIVTAEEYLVDALETDIQLFI; encoded by the coding sequence ATGGGTAAAGATACTAATAAAAAAATGAGTATATTAATGTTTAGTGGTGATTATGATAAGGCCTTAGCAGCACTTATTTTAGCTAACTCTGCTAAGGAAATAAATATTGACGTCACTATGTTTTTTGCTTTTTGGGGACTAATGCTTATTAGAGATCCAAATTCTATCCCAGAAGAAGAAAAGACTACATCTGAAAAGATGTTTGCCAATATGACTCCAAGACATATCGAGGATCTCCCTCTATCTAAAATGAATTTCGCCGGTATGGGAAAGAAAATGTTAGTAGGTATGATGGAGGAAAATGATACTCCAAACCTTACTGCATTTTTAAATGGAGCATTGAAGAAGGGTGTAAATATGAAAGCCTGCAAACTTTCCTGTGAAGTAATGGGTTTTGGAGAGGCAGAACTACTTAAAGAAGTCAGTATAGTTACAGCAGAAGAATATTTAGTTGATGCCTTAGAAACAGATATTCAGCTATTTATTTGA
- a CDS encoding aminotransferase class V-fold PLP-dependent enzyme — MEKRLVVGSDSLVRLSNGNSVNYINFDNAATTPPFKSVIDEITSFSCNYSSIHRGTGYKSIISSRLYDEGREIVLDFVGGNRDYHTVIFLKNTTECINKLSYRLQDTLKDKVVLSTYMEHHSNLLPWKYRYNTDYVEVDSSGRLCLEDLEFKLKLYGGKVGLVAVTGASNVTGYINPIYEIAKICHKYGAKILVDGAQLIPHSPFKMGDINDPEHIDFIAFSGHKMYAPFGTGALVAPKEIFKNGFSEQLGGGIVKYVSMEDVVWLDPPMKEEAGTPNVMGVVALSTSIKMLQDLDMRKIEEYERSLTRYAIDLIQNIPGIILYDDKNVDEKVSIISFNMEGLHHNELALILAREGGIAVRNGCFCAQPYVQRLLKISKEEMMRYRSDENLPDPGLVRISFGLYNDYDEIYLLSYLLNEISRNINYYKNKYINSPFY, encoded by the coding sequence ATGGAAAAAAGATTAGTAGTAGGTAGTGATAGTTTAGTAAGGCTATCAAATGGAAATTCTGTTAATTATATAAATTTTGATAATGCTGCTACAACCCCACCTTTTAAATCAGTAATAGATGAAATAACATCTTTTTCTTGTAATTACTCTTCCATTCATAGGGGGACAGGGTATAAGTCCATAATATCCTCGAGACTTTACGATGAAGGTAGAGAAATCGTGCTTGATTTCGTAGGCGGTAATAGAGACTATCATACAGTAATATTTCTAAAAAACACAACAGAGTGCATAAACAAACTTTCCTATAGATTACAGGATACTCTTAAAGATAAAGTAGTATTATCTACATACATGGAGCACCATTCTAATCTATTGCCATGGAAGTATAGATATAATACTGATTATGTAGAGGTGGATAGTTCAGGAAGATTATGCTTAGAAGACTTAGAATTCAAATTAAAATTATATGGAGGAAAAGTAGGATTAGTTGCAGTAACTGGTGCATCCAATGTAACAGGATATATTAATCCTATATATGAAATTGCAAAGATTTGTCATAAATATGGAGCTAAAATTTTAGTAGATGGAGCACAACTTATTCCCCATAGCCCTTTCAAAATGGGAGATATAAATGATCCAGAGCATATTGATTTTATTGCTTTTTCTGGACATAAAATGTATGCCCCATTTGGTACAGGAGCATTGGTGGCTCCAAAGGAAATCTTTAAAAACGGCTTCTCTGAACAATTAGGGGGAGGTATAGTTAAATATGTATCTATGGAAGATGTAGTATGGCTAGACCCGCCTATGAAAGAAGAAGCAGGCACTCCAAATGTAATGGGTGTCGTTGCCCTTTCCACAAGTATAAAAATGTTACAAGACTTGGATATGAGAAAGATTGAAGAATACGAAAGAAGTCTAACAAGATATGCCATAGATTTAATTCAAAATATTCCTGGAATTATTTTATATGATGATAAAAATGTAGATGAAAAAGTATCTATTATATCTTTTAATATGGAAGGCTTACATCATAATGAATTGGCTCTTATTTTAGCCCGTGAAGGTGGAATTGCCGTTAGAAACGGCTGCTTCTGTGCTCAGCCCTACGTTCAAAGATTGCTTAAAATATCTAAGGAAGAAATGATGAGATATAGGAGTGATGAAAATTTACCTGACCCTGGGTTAGTAAGAATAAGTTTTGGTTTGTATAATGATTATGATGAGATATATCTACTTTCTTACCTTTTAAATGAAATCAGCAGAAATATAAATTATTATAAAAACAAGTATATAAATTCTCCTTTCTACTAA
- a CDS encoding DMT family transporter — translation MEKKKTLYADLSLLLVAIIWGSGFVVTKNALDHVTPYYLLFFRFIAATIILSIVFFKKIKEASKQDIKAGIIIGLFLFAAFATQTVGLQYTEAGKQAFITATNVVMVPFIYWIISKKRPDKFDLAAAFLCLVGIGILSLNDDLTMGYGDILTLLCAVMFALHISSTGYFAKELDPYVITIVQFLVASILSLIFALLFEGTNIELGSNTIFPILYLAIFSTMTAFLIQTVAQKYTSSTHAAIILSLEAVFGSTFSIIFLKEPLTIRFFIGCVAILMSVITSETKWEFLKAKEIIE, via the coding sequence TTGGAAAAGAAAAAAACATTATATGCAGATTTATCTTTGCTTTTAGTGGCCATAATTTGGGGTTCAGGATTTGTTGTTACTAAAAATGCTCTAGACCATGTAACTCCTTACTATTTGTTATTCTTTAGATTTATTGCTGCAACTATTATTTTATCTATCGTATTTTTTAAAAAGATAAAAGAAGCTTCGAAACAAGACATTAAAGCTGGAATTATAATTGGATTATTTTTATTTGCAGCATTTGCCACTCAAACTGTTGGGCTTCAATATACTGAGGCTGGCAAACAAGCTTTTATTACAGCTACAAATGTGGTTATGGTACCATTTATTTATTGGATTATATCTAAGAAAAGACCAGATAAATTTGATTTAGCAGCTGCTTTTCTATGCTTAGTAGGTATAGGAATACTTAGTTTGAATGATGATTTAACCATGGGTTATGGAGATATATTGACGCTTTTATGTGCTGTAATGTTTGCTCTGCATATTTCTTCTACAGGATATTTTGCAAAGGAATTAGATCCATATGTAATAACTATAGTACAATTCTTAGTAGCATCAATTTTATCACTTATATTTGCTTTATTATTTGAAGGAACTAATATTGAGTTAGGATCTAATACAATTTTTCCAATATTATATTTAGCCATATTCAGTACAATGACTGCATTTTTAATACAAACTGTTGCACAAAAATATACTAGTTCAACTCATGCAGCCATAATTTTAAGCTTAGAAGCTGTATTTGGCAGTACCTTTTCCATTATATTTTTAAAAGAACCATTGACCATAAGATTTTTCATAGGATGTGTGGCAATCTTAATGTCAGTTATAACAAGTGAGACAAAATGGGAGTTTTTAAAGGCAAAGGAGATAATAGAATAA
- a CDS encoding DNA-binding domain-containing protein, which translates to MKIFVLDKNSKDINILKKIIRSNNLGLLVGESNDFNEGLEEIIFSSPDLVVLDHVGNKTDGFYIIDEIKRKGINTRFIMISDFTSKKNIERAYEEGVEYAIYKPINDLEVKTIIEKVKYKIELEEKIKKVQEIFKDTDSNLEETVETNDCERDVNLILLKLGIMGEIGSTELLKVVKFLIQNNIKLNDISIREICSKFTSNPKVMEQKMRRAINTAMSNVAALGIEDYMNETFMEYSNTLFNFEQTKREMDYLRGRSQERGTINMKKFLSGICLLCENQNN; encoded by the coding sequence ATGAAGATATTTGTCTTAGATAAGAATTCAAAAGATATAAATATCTTGAAAAAGATTATACGTAGTAATAATTTAGGTTTACTAGTGGGGGAATCAAACGATTTTAATGAAGGTTTAGAAGAAATAATTTTTTCTTCTCCAGATCTAGTAGTTTTAGACCATGTAGGAAATAAGACAGATGGATTTTATATTATAGATGAAATAAAGAGAAAAGGTATAAATACTAGATTTATTATGATTTCAGACTTTACATCCAAGAAAAATATAGAAAGGGCATATGAAGAAGGAGTAGAGTATGCTATATATAAACCTATAAATGATTTAGAAGTGAAAACCATAATAGAGAAAGTAAAATATAAAATTGAACTAGAAGAAAAGATAAAGAAGGTTCAAGAAATATTTAAAGATACTGATTCAAATTTGGAAGAGACAGTAGAAACAAATGATTGTGAACGAGATGTCAACCTAATACTCCTAAAGTTAGGAATTATGGGGGAAATAGGAAGCACGGAATTATTAAAGGTTGTTAAATTTTTAATCCAAAACAATATAAAATTAAACGATATATCTATACGAGAAATATGTTCTAAGTTTACATCTAATCCTAAAGTCATGGAACAAAAAATGAGAAGAGCTATAAATACAGCAATGTCCAATGTTGCAGCTTTAGGAATAGAAGACTATATGAATGAAACTTTTATGGAGTATTCAAATACTTTATTTAATTTTGAACAAACAAAACGAGAAATGGACTATTTAAGAGGGAGATCTCAAGAGAGAGGAACCATAAATATGAAGAAATTCCTATCAGGTATATGTCTACTTTGTGAAAATCAAAACAATTAG